Proteins encoded together in one Ipomoea triloba cultivar NCNSP0323 chromosome 4, ASM357664v1 window:
- the LOC116016756 gene encoding F-box/LRR-repeat protein 4 — protein MRGHDWINSTLPDELIVEILCRLDSKSSRDACSLVCKRWLRLERLSRESLRIGASGSPNALVKLLARRFPNVRNVFIDERLSVPLPVQFRGRLTEYALESEFYSENGETGSEDNGTQSFCLSDAGLTAVGEGFSKIETLSLIWCSNITNVGLRSITEHCKSLKALDLQGCYIGDQGIAAVGEFCKQLEDLNLRFCEGLTDSGLVSLVVGCAKTLKSLGVAACAKITDKSLEAVGSHCTSLEMLSLDSEFIRDKGVLAVAQGCPLLQTLKLQCVNVSDEALQGVGNSCLSLEILALYSFQIFTDKSLCAIGKGCKRLKSLTLNDCNFLSDKGLEAVAVGCSGLTHLEVNGCHNIGTFGLESIGRSCTQLSELALLYCQRIGNYALCEIGKGCKFLQALHLVDCASIGDDAICSIASGCKNLKKLHIRRCYEVGNKGIVAVGENCKFLADLSLRFCDRVGDEALIAIGQGCSLRHLNVSGCHHIGDAGIIAIARGCPQLSYLDVSVLQNLGDMAMAELGEGCPLLKDVVLSHCRQITDVGLSYLVSKCTLLETCHMVYCPGITTAGVATVITSCAYIKKVLVEKWKVSPRTKRRAGSIISYLCVDL, from the exons ATGAGGGGCCACGACTGGATAAATTCGACTCTACCCGATGAGCTGATCGTTGAGATCCTCTGTCGGCTCGATTCGAAATCGAGCCGTGACGCCTGCTCGCTCGTCTGCAAGAGATGGCTCCGCCTCGAGCGGCTCAGCCGTGAATCCTTGAGGATTGGCGCTTCCGGAAGCCCCAACGCCCTCGTCAAGCTCCTTGCTCGCCGATTTCCCAATGTCCGTAACGTATTCATCGATGAACGGTTGTCCGTTCCTCTTCCCGTCCAGTTT AGAGGACGACTTACTGAGTATGCTCTTGAATCTGAGTTTTACTCCGAGAATGGAGAAACAGGGTCTGAAGACAATGGGACACAGTCGTTCTGTCTGTCAGATGCTGGATTGACTGCTGTTGGTGAGGGCTTTAGTAAGATTGAAACATTGAGCTTAATATGGTGCTCCAATATAACAAATGTGGGATTGCGGTCTATCACTGAACATTGTAAATCATTGAAGGCTTTGGATTTACAG GGTTGCTATATTGGAGATCAAGGTATAGCGGCTGTTGGGGAGTTCTGCAAGCAACTTGAGGATTTGAATTTGCGGTTCTGTGAAGGCCTAACTGATAGTGGCTTAGTTTCCTTGGTGGTTGGTTGTGCAAAGACACTAAAATCACTTGGTGTTGCTGCTTGTGCAAAGATAACCGACAAGTCCTTAGAAGCTGTTGGGTCACATTGCACATCTCTTGAGATGTTATCATTAGACTCAGAGTTTATCCGGGACAAAGGCGTACTTGCTGTTGCCCAAGGATGCCCTCTTTTGCAAACATTGAAGCTACAATGTGTTAATGTTTCTGATGAGGCTTTGCAAGGTGTTGGCAATTCCTGTTTGTCATTGGAGATATTGGCTTTATACAGTTTCCAGATATTCACAGATAA GAGTTTATGTGCTATCGGGAAAGGGTGTAAGAGGTTAAAGAGTCTCACACTGAATGATTGCAATTTCTTAAGTGACAAAGGCTTAGAAGCAGTGGCAGTAGGTTGTTCTGGGCTTACACATCTTGAAGTTAATGGCTGTCACAATATAGGAACCTTTGGGCTTGAGTCCATCGGAAGATCTTGCAC GCAGCTTTCTGAATTGGCCTTGCTATACTGTCAAAGGATTGGTAACTATGCATTGTGTGAAATTGGCAAAGGCTGCAAGTTTTTGCAAGCTTTGCATCTGGTTGATTGTGCAAGTATTGGAGATGATGCAATTTGTAGTATAGCTAGTGGCTGCAAGAACCTGAAAAAGCTTCATATTCGCCGCTGTTATGAG GTTGGGAATAAAGGAATAGTAGCTGTTGGCGAAAACTGTAAATTCCTTGCAGATCTAAGCCTTCGATTCTGTGACAG GGTAGGTGATGAAGCACTCATTGCCATTGGCCAGGGTTGCTCTCTTCGTCATTTGAATGTAAGTGGCTGCCACCATATAGGAGATGCTGGAATTATTGCTATTGCCAGAGGCTGTCCTCAGCTAAGTTACTTGGATGTGAGTGTTCTCCAG AATTTGGGGGATATGGCAATGGCTGAGTTAGGTGAAGGTTGTCCACTGCTGAAGGATGTAGTTCTATCACATTGCCGTCAAATAACAGATGTAGGTCTCAGCTATCTTGTTAGTAAGTGCACGCTGCTGGAAACCTGCCACATGGTTTATTGCCCCGGCATTACTACAGCGGGTGTGGCCACTGTAATTACAAGCTGTGCTTACATAAAGAAGGTTCTAGTAGAGAAGTGGAAAGTTAGCCCGAGGACCAAAAGGAGAGCAGGCTCAATCATCTCCTATCTATGTGTTGACCTTTAG